The Terriglobia bacterium genome segment CGCGCGTCTACAACTCGGTGTCGTTGGCCTTGTCGCAACATGCTCAGCTCCATTTCGCGCTACTGCCAAGTCCGGATTCGTCGCCTCTGCCGGAGACTTCGGACGCTCCCGCCGTTTTGCAGGAACTTCAGCCACAGTTGTTTGCGGAGCCCGCTCCGTCGTCATCTCCTCGCATTCGTGTCGCCGGTTCCGACATGGATGAAAGACTCGTTGGCCGTGTTCCACCGATTTATCCCGTAGAGGCCAGGGCCGCGCGCATCGTTGGTGCCGTTATCCTTGAAGTGGAAGTGTCGAGCGGCGGAATCGTCGGCAACGTCCGTATTGTTTCGGGAAATCCTCTTTTGAGACAGGCGGCGATTGAAGCCGTCAAACGGCGGTTCTATCGCCCGGTGATGCTCAACGGTAATCCTGTTGACGTCATCACAACCGTGACAGTGAACGTTCCGGAGTGACCGCTTCGACGGGGAAAGGGCGGGAAGGAACACAAGAAGCACAAAAGGCACAAGAAAGACCTGTCGCCCTTGTGCCTTTTGTGCTTCTTGTGGTTCCTTCCCCTTTCAGTGGCCGGGATCGATCCGCCATGATGACGTGATCTGTATCGCGGCCCGCAGGCTGCGGTACACCGGGCATTTGTCGATATAGAAGCCGTGGACGCGTTCCACCGTTTCGCGATTGGTTTCCGGGGTCCGCAAAGTGAAGTACGCATGAATACGGCGGATGACGAGCACGCCGTCCTCTGTTTCGATTTCCCCTCTGACGTCCGCGGACAGCAGCCCGCCTCCGGCATCGATTTTGCGCGCTTCCAGCGCGCCCCCGAAGGTTCCGAGCATTCAGCCGGCGGCTGCGGCCACGACATAATCGATCGTGGCCGCATGAGGCTCCGTGATCTGGCTCTCGTCGATGCCGTAGTGCT includes the following:
- a CDS encoding TonB family protein is translated as MPKRALAFAILSIFVLAGIESSAFAALQDQNAELAGIITDAFSTDLPAVAVTATNLETAVRRVTLTNSGGIYRFRSIVPGKYRLSATLPGFRPRVYNSVSLALSQHAQLHFALLPSPDSSPLPETSDAPAVLQELQPQLFAEPAPSSSPRIRVAGSDMDERLVGRVPPIYPVEARAARIVGAVILEVEVSSGGIVGNVRIVSGNPLLRQAAIEAVKRRFYRPVMLNGNPVDVITTVTVNVPE
- a CDS encoding OsmC family protein gives rise to the protein MLGTFGGALEARKIDAGGGLLSADVRGEIETEDGVLVIRRIHAYFTLRTPETNRETVERVHGFYIDKCPVYRSLRAAIQITSSWRIDPGH